The following are encoded together in the Oncorhynchus kisutch isolate 150728-3 linkage group LG8, Okis_V2, whole genome shotgun sequence genome:
- the LOC109895006 gene encoding G2/mitotic-specific cyclin-B1, which yields MPYNLRSKLPVKETNTTNQETCAVPNVKVQTKSEENVSLPGKPATSYGLRSRVPLGNVASKLNNAKGIKTNTSVPVKPAQCKQSATERVHVISKENTGAGNCDLVRQAKPIAAAPEQPPSQEATRDEGLNVPRAFSHALLNIPDVDSADAGDSLLCSDYVKDIYAHLRNLEVAMAIKPCHLEGCDVTGSMRSILVDWLVQVQKQFRLHQETLYMTVGIIDRFLQDYPVPTKSLQLVGVTAMLIASKYEEIAPPVVKDFAHITDFTYSCAEIRLMEVTILKALNYELGRPPPVHFLRRASKVGKLQPVGYGLAKYLLELTLLDYASVHHPPSLTAAAALALSSRILHDSAGYEWTPALQHYTGYTEVSLLPVMQCIAKMLERLSDGSMKQLSIKQKYDNVKLLRVSCLPELTSTRAYAYINKLSNSHC from the exons ATGCCTTACAACTTGAGGTCCAAATTGCCTGTGAAAGAGACCAATACTACCAATCAGGAGACATGTGCAGTTCCAAATGTAAAG GTCCAGACCAAGTCAGAGGAGAATGTTTCCTTACCAGGAAAACCTGCCACCTCGTATGGCCTGAGGTCCAGGGTGCCTTTGGGAAATGTAGCAAGCAAACTGAACAACGCCAAAGGGATTAAAACaaat ACGTCTGTTCCCGTCAAACCAGCTCAATGTAAGCAGAGCGCCACTGAAAGAGTCCATGTTATTTCAAAGGAGAACACTGGGGCTGGCAACTGTGATCTGGTCAGACAG GCCAAGCCCATTGCAGCTGCCCCTGAGCAGCCTCCGAGCCAAGAGGCCACTCGGGACGAGGGGCTCAATGTGCCACGGGCCTTCTCACATGCCCTGCTCAACATCCCAGATGTGGACTCCGCAGACGCGGGCGACTCCTTGCTGTGCAGTGACTATGTGAAGGACATTTACGCTCATCTAAGGAACCTGGAG GTTGCCATGGCTATAAAACCATGTCATCTGGAGGGTTGTGATGTGACTGGGAGCATGCGGAGTATTCTAGTTGACTGGCTGGTACAGGTCCAGAAGCAGTTCAGACTGCACCAGGAGACCCTCTACATGACTGTTGGGATCATCGACCGCTTTCTCCAG GACTATCCAGTGCCAACGAAGTCTCTGCAACTGGTTGGTGTCACTGCAATGCTCATCGCTTCCAAGTACGAGGAAATCGCTCCTCCCGTGGTGAAGGACTTTGCCCATATAACAGACTTCACCTACTCCTGTGCTGAGATACGCTTGATGGAAGTTACCATTCTGAAAGCCTTGAACTATGAACTGGGACGACCACCACCAGTTCACTTTCTAAGGAGAGCTTCCAAGGTTGGGAAG CTTCAGCCTGTTGGTTATGGGCTGGCTAAATACCTGCTGGAGCTGACCCTTCTGGACTATGCCTCAGttcaccatccaccatccctgaCCGCTGCAGCAGCTCTTGCTTTATCATCCAGGATCCTTCATGATTCTGCTGGTTATGAATGG ACCCCAGCCCTACAGCACTACACAGGCTACACAGAGGTCTCTCTGCTACCTGTGATGCAATGCATTGCCAAGATGCTGGAGCGCTTGAGTGATGGCAGCATGAAGCAGTTG TCAATCAAGCAGAAGTATGACAATGTCAAGCTACTCAGGGTCAGCTGTCTCCCAGAGCTGACATCTACCAGGGCTTACGCCTACATTAACAAACTGTCCAACTCTCACTGTTGA